A single region of the Ctenopharyngodon idella isolate HZGC_01 chromosome 21, HZGC01, whole genome shotgun sequence genome encodes:
- the grk6 gene encoding G protein-coupled receptor kinase 6 isoform X3, which translates to MVTKCAERLQQEACKELFMECTKLIHDYLSVAPFADYLDSMYYSRFLQWKWLERQPITKNTFRQYRVLGKGGFGEVCACQVRATGKMYACKKLEKKRIKKRKGESMALNEKQILEKVNSRFVVSLAYAYETKDALCLVLTLMNGGDLKFHIYHMGEAGFDEKRAVFYAAEICCGLEDLHRERIVYRDLKPENILLDDHGHIRISDLGLAVHVPDGQTIKGRVGTVGYMAPEVVKNERYTFSPDWWALGCLLYEMIEGQSPFQQRKKKIKREEVERLVKEVEEEYSSKFSEDAKSLCKMLLAKDPCERLGCQGGGASEVKAHPIFRSINFKRLAAGMLEAPFIPDPQAIYCKDVLDIEQFSTVKGVELEPKDDSFYSKVSTGCVPIPWQNEMIETECFKELNILNLDGTVPPDLDWRGQPSPPPKQGLLQRLFGRQDCCGNCSDSEEEPTRL; encoded by the exons ATGGTGACTAAGTGTGCAGAACGCTTGCAACAGGAGGCATGTAAAGAGCTCTTCATGGAGTGTACCAA ACTGATCCATGACTACCTGAGCGTGGCCCCCTTCGCAGACTACCTCGATAGCATGTACTACAGTCGCTTCTTACAGTGGAAATGGCTTGAGAG ACAGCCAATCACAAAAAACACATTCCGTCAGTATAGGGTTTTGGGAAAGGGAGGCTTTGGTGAG GTCTGTGCATGCCAGGTGCGGGCCACAGGGAAGATGTATGCCTGCAAAAAGCTGGAGAAGAAACGCATCAAAAAGAGGAAAGGAGAGTCCATGGCCCTGAACGAGAAGCAGATTCTTGAGAAAGTCAACAGTCGGTTTGTT GTGAGTCTCGCGTATGCGTATGAGACAAAAGACGCCCTGTGTTTGGTGCTTACGCTGATGAACGGAGGGGACCTGAAGTTCCACATCTACCACATGGGAGAAGCAGGTTTTGACGAGAAGAGAGCTGTGTTTTATGCTGCTGAGATCTGCTGCGGGTTAGAAGACCTCCATCGGGAGAGGATAGTATACAG GGATTTGAAGCCAGAAAATATACTGTTGGATGATCATG GTCATATACGTATATCAGACCTGGGCCTGGCTGTGCATGTACCAGATGGTCAGACAATCAAAGGCCGGGTGGGCACTGTGGGGTACATGG CCCCAGAGGTGGTGAAGAACGAGCGTTACACATTCAGTCCAGACTGGTGGGCTCTCGGCTGTCTCCTCTACGAGATGATTGAGGGCCAGTCACCCTTTCAGCAACGCAAGAAAAAAATCAAGCGAGAGGAAGTGGAGCGGCTAGTCAAAGAGGTGGAGGAAGAATATTCCAGCAAGTTCTCAGAGGATGCCAAATCACTCTGTAAAATG CTGCTAGCCAAAGACCCTTGTGAGAGGCTTGGCTGTCAGGGGGGCGGAGCCTCAGAGGTGAAAGCCCACCCTATTTTCCGTTCCATCAACTTCAAGCGGCTTGCAGCAGGCATGCTCGAAGCGCCCTTTATTCCAGAT CCTCAGGCCATCTACTGTAAGGATGTGTTGGACATCGAGCAGTTCTCCACAGTGAAGGGGGTGGAGCTGGAGCCCAAAGACGACTCCTTCTACAGCAAAGTATCCACTGGATGTGTTCCCATCCCCTGGCAAAATGAG ATGATAGAGACTGAGTGCTTTAAAGAACTCAACATCTTGAACTTGGATGGCACTGTGCCCCCTGACCTGGACTGGAGAGGTCAACCCTCACCCCCACCCAAACAGGGCTTACTGCAGAGACTCTTCGGCCGGCAG
- the grk6 gene encoding G protein-coupled receptor kinase 6 isoform X2 gives MPNALWVLKFTFFWQKGRKQPFSVFRLIHDYLSVAPFADYLDSMYYSRFLQWKWLERQPITKNTFRQYRVLGKGGFGEVCACQVRATGKMYACKKLEKKRIKKRKGESMALNEKQILEKVNSRFVVSLAYAYETKDALCLVLTLMNGGDLKFHIYHMGEAGFDEKRAVFYAAEICCGLEDLHRERIVYRDLKPENILLDDHGHIRISDLGLAVHVPDGQTIKGRVGTVGYMAPEVVKNERYTFSPDWWALGCLLYEMIEGQSPFQQRKKKIKREEVERLVKEVEEEYSSKFSEDAKSLCKMLLAKDPCERLGCQGGGASEVKAHPIFRSINFKRLAAGMLEAPFIPDPQAIYCKDVLDIEQFSTVKGVELEPKDDSFYSKVSTGCVPIPWQNEMIETECFKELNILNLDGTVPPDLDWRGQPSPPPKQGLLQRLFGRQDCCGNCSDSEEEPTRL, from the exons ATGCCcaatgcattatgggtgttgaagtttacctttttttggcaaaagggaagaaAACAGCCGTTTTCTGTATTCAG ACTGATCCATGACTACCTGAGCGTGGCCCCCTTCGCAGACTACCTCGATAGCATGTACTACAGTCGCTTCTTACAGTGGAAATGGCTTGAGAG ACAGCCAATCACAAAAAACACATTCCGTCAGTATAGGGTTTTGGGAAAGGGAGGCTTTGGTGAG GTCTGTGCATGCCAGGTGCGGGCCACAGGGAAGATGTATGCCTGCAAAAAGCTGGAGAAGAAACGCATCAAAAAGAGGAAAGGAGAGTCCATGGCCCTGAACGAGAAGCAGATTCTTGAGAAAGTCAACAGTCGGTTTGTT GTGAGTCTCGCGTATGCGTATGAGACAAAAGACGCCCTGTGTTTGGTGCTTACGCTGATGAACGGAGGGGACCTGAAGTTCCACATCTACCACATGGGAGAAGCAGGTTTTGACGAGAAGAGAGCTGTGTTTTATGCTGCTGAGATCTGCTGCGGGTTAGAAGACCTCCATCGGGAGAGGATAGTATACAG GGATTTGAAGCCAGAAAATATACTGTTGGATGATCATG GTCATATACGTATATCAGACCTGGGCCTGGCTGTGCATGTACCAGATGGTCAGACAATCAAAGGCCGGGTGGGCACTGTGGGGTACATGG CCCCAGAGGTGGTGAAGAACGAGCGTTACACATTCAGTCCAGACTGGTGGGCTCTCGGCTGTCTCCTCTACGAGATGATTGAGGGCCAGTCACCCTTTCAGCAACGCAAGAAAAAAATCAAGCGAGAGGAAGTGGAGCGGCTAGTCAAAGAGGTGGAGGAAGAATATTCCAGCAAGTTCTCAGAGGATGCCAAATCACTCTGTAAAATG CTGCTAGCCAAAGACCCTTGTGAGAGGCTTGGCTGTCAGGGGGGCGGAGCCTCAGAGGTGAAAGCCCACCCTATTTTCCGTTCCATCAACTTCAAGCGGCTTGCAGCAGGCATGCTCGAAGCGCCCTTTATTCCAGAT CCTCAGGCCATCTACTGTAAGGATGTGTTGGACATCGAGCAGTTCTCCACAGTGAAGGGGGTGGAGCTGGAGCCCAAAGACGACTCCTTCTACAGCAAAGTATCCACTGGATGTGTTCCCATCCCCTGGCAAAATGAG ATGATAGAGACTGAGTGCTTTAAAGAACTCAACATCTTGAACTTGGATGGCACTGTGCCCCCTGACCTGGACTGGAGAGGTCAACCCTCACCCCCACCCAAACAGGGCTTACTGCAGAGACTCTTCGGCCGGCAG
- the grk6 gene encoding G protein-coupled receptor kinase 6 isoform X4: protein MYACKKLEKKRIKKRKGESMALNEKQILEKVNSRFVVSLAYAYETKDALCLVLTLMNGGDLKFHIYHMGEAGFDEKRAVFYAAEICCGLEDLHRERIVYRDLKPENILLDDHGHIRISDLGLAVHVPDGQTIKGRVGTVGYMAPEVVKNERYTFSPDWWALGCLLYEMIEGQSPFQQRKKKIKREEVERLVKEVEEEYSSKFSEDAKSLCKMLLAKDPCERLGCQGGGASEVKAHPIFRSINFKRLAAGMLEAPFIPDPQAIYCKDVLDIEQFSTVKGVELEPKDDSFYSKVSTGCVPIPWQNEMIETECFKELNILNLDGTVPPDLDWRGQPSPPPKQGLLQRLFGRQDCCGNCSDSEEEPTRL from the exons ATGTATGCCTGCAAAAAGCTGGAGAAGAAACGCATCAAAAAGAGGAAAGGAGAGTCCATGGCCCTGAACGAGAAGCAGATTCTTGAGAAAGTCAACAGTCGGTTTGTT GTGAGTCTCGCGTATGCGTATGAGACAAAAGACGCCCTGTGTTTGGTGCTTACGCTGATGAACGGAGGGGACCTGAAGTTCCACATCTACCACATGGGAGAAGCAGGTTTTGACGAGAAGAGAGCTGTGTTTTATGCTGCTGAGATCTGCTGCGGGTTAGAAGACCTCCATCGGGAGAGGATAGTATACAG GGATTTGAAGCCAGAAAATATACTGTTGGATGATCATG GTCATATACGTATATCAGACCTGGGCCTGGCTGTGCATGTACCAGATGGTCAGACAATCAAAGGCCGGGTGGGCACTGTGGGGTACATGG CCCCAGAGGTGGTGAAGAACGAGCGTTACACATTCAGTCCAGACTGGTGGGCTCTCGGCTGTCTCCTCTACGAGATGATTGAGGGCCAGTCACCCTTTCAGCAACGCAAGAAAAAAATCAAGCGAGAGGAAGTGGAGCGGCTAGTCAAAGAGGTGGAGGAAGAATATTCCAGCAAGTTCTCAGAGGATGCCAAATCACTCTGTAAAATG CTGCTAGCCAAAGACCCTTGTGAGAGGCTTGGCTGTCAGGGGGGCGGAGCCTCAGAGGTGAAAGCCCACCCTATTTTCCGTTCCATCAACTTCAAGCGGCTTGCAGCAGGCATGCTCGAAGCGCCCTTTATTCCAGAT CCTCAGGCCATCTACTGTAAGGATGTGTTGGACATCGAGCAGTTCTCCACAGTGAAGGGGGTGGAGCTGGAGCCCAAAGACGACTCCTTCTACAGCAAAGTATCCACTGGATGTGTTCCCATCCCCTGGCAAAATGAG ATGATAGAGACTGAGTGCTTTAAAGAACTCAACATCTTGAACTTGGATGGCACTGTGCCCCCTGACCTGGACTGGAGAGGTCAACCCTCACCCCCACCCAAACAGGGCTTACTGCAGAGACTCTTCGGCCGGCAG